A region of Tigriopus californicus strain San Diego chromosome 7, Tcal_SD_v2.1, whole genome shotgun sequence DNA encodes the following proteins:
- the LOC131883785 gene encoding LOW QUALITY PROTEIN: vitellogenin-like (The sequence of the model RefSeq protein was modified relative to this genomic sequence to represent the inferred CDS: deleted 2 bases in 1 codon; substituted 3 bases at 3 genomic stop codons; added 122 bases not found in genome assembly) has protein sequence MKSIIALALFVSVALCNSTAHYGWIPNHELAFRWTTSQITGLEEIRAQYGGMELSSIIRVQVFSDYSLRIKFENSKFVVVNKDLPIVHGRPQIPEGSQELPEEFRRPLETAFMVHLKAGVIENLFVERDEPVVVTNIKKALLSQLQMDLSASRRQDIGSNEIPKSIMSDERPTFFTTEESSILGDCETIYTVNPLAKYQANELESRWIEEERELRELGILSGPKSEGDEACRGKTYYEVTKTRNFDNCRERPVFQQWIGLKSSCDVTKSNCKDMFTHLSSTRYIVCGSEEQFYIREANTENSIVSQPIGWNTEETLKSTARITLVLIKVKSGDFTPLPKPNQPKEKKSLVYQYPKANDRLSPEEATREVVPGTEGQSPFMPILPKPDMRSASNLIPNPIAKNELKTKIVEEIKDIVNKIHEETQSCANKGDVASYISTVVQSLRSLNYNDLKEIDHKITSSFSHGSQRVTAVEIFEDMLAMVGSNPCVLLLKEKIQGGRMESRNKAYLVGNAIRNVRTPTEELFKELFQMVKSVKGDRQAYQSGLLELSNLVYLACVNPSTSYNQYPVRIYGRFCNPDSSFITEQYIPYLEQQLQNRNSEKDVEQFVYISALGKLGHKNTLLPLTRVIEGKMSSKPMARSMAVYSLKRLAKLEPTVVRPVLLALIDNLAEHTEVRIAAVAVLPWSQPSVAELQKMALRSWFEPSKQVASFMYSTLKYLPQTEVPELKPVGLKAKTLLHLVKPFQYGIQFSHNIYSQKFVEYLRTAASSQLRYVITEESLIPTRVSFSTKLFGGLWEIRGLSFAIYTESMDKVMDKVFDYLGYKSEVTDKVEEQLNKVNEELKIQDRHGRTPAAMAQLKMLGLETFXALDVKTXIEILNLVSEKLRGAELSEGQTFQKTRLQNLLNLESFGPSEAGFLLYVRKTVPVVLAYKGSXSTNTGSLESRDSEKYFKAEVKPIANIKVETTLGVVSPFTKQFIGAGVEMGLHANGCSAVKAEINKPGQLTLTLKKPEQVNTKVELIHVFVKPYTFTRDLTRLVPTFKDSSAKTIVSTNLIKQEFKLGERFGVNLNAKFATDYRHFDFGYVINKMSYQNIQSAFHTGLMVPSIRYFSFQLVWDVEASQTKEIRTRISSVRGQHVEGGDLELLSEEGVSQEEHLRRICGESYQTQSEAEICHRQALGQLERAAETVQEICEQQSESGSLSDEKKRECRKAVHVCEQAKRICEESRRYEREICQDKKDQCLSKRRTIQHMERALQGQQTGTGRVHGLNFESSLRSAYHGERKVEVMGVFGRKVSNNNKDIKAFVDIKMTTPEHPVYEMEAVCETKLPETETLEGEVRVSRSGRMAELKITSPVEMKYHKITLPYAIRGFMPLSLRNGILPRLVQKVTRDQAPASCRIDPEWISTFDNKTYKYTMNTCEHLLFKDCSNKRPLAVLAEGVSNSYKNVKVILGTNVVTMNWGRKEHLGGKVDIKINGEHKDIPVGELYVKRSSQTGHVVLNIFRSKDSVVSVYNPEEGLEVFYDGKKIEIVAPQILHNRACGLCGDLNLENTADLQTPKQCLMRHDRFNAYTYMIKKNNCPGVPSEDREEFEHELSQCSRPKNLPTPLEKLTRASMSRKPITGTHLFKREENRICFSKRPIRVCTGNSRPEIMKTDVLDYACLIWPSTKAEQFLARAKAGEIIDELVALPTVYSDKHRVPSQCSLEVSGSEEFAYNYRTTPRY, from the exons ATGAAGTCTATCATTGCTTTGGCTCTATTTG TGAGTGTTGCCCTGTGCAACTCTACCGCCCATTATGGCTGGATCCCCAATCATGAGCTCGCCTTCCGGTGGACCACCTCCCAGATCACTGGTCTGGAGGAGATCCGTGCTCAATATGGTGGCATGGAGTTGAGCTCCATCATCAGGGTCCAAGTCTTCTCCGACTACTCGCTCCGCATCAAGTTCGAGAACTCAAAGTTCGTGGTCGTCAACAAGGATTTGCCCATCGTGCATGGACGTCCCCAGATCCCTGAAGGTAGCCAAGAGCTTCCTGAGGAGTTCCGCCGTCCTTTGGAGACCGCCTTCATGGTCCACTTGAAGGCTGGTGTCATCGAGAATCTCTTTGTTGAGCGTGATGAGCCCGTCGTGGTGACCAACATCAAGAAGGCTCTGCTATCCCAACTTCAGATGGACTTGAGCGCCTCCCGTCGCCAGGATATCGGTAGCAACGAAATCCCCAAGAGCATCATGTCGGATGAGCGTCCCACTTTCTTCACCACCGAGGAGAGCTCCATCCTTGGAGACTGCGAGACCATCTACACCGTCAACCCCTTGGCCAAGTACCAAGCCAACGAGTTGGAGAGCAGATGGATTGAAGAGGAGAGAGAGCTCAGGGAGTTGGGCATCCTTTCCGGACCCAAATCCGAGGGTGATGAAGCCTGCCGTGGTAAGACCTACTACGAGGTGACCAAGACCAGGAACTTTGACAACTGCCGTGAGCGCCCCGTGTTCCAACAATGGATCGGACTCAAGAGCTCTTGTGATGTGACCAAGTCTAATTGCAAGGATATGTTCACG CATCTGTCCTCTACCCGATACATTGTATGCGGAAGTGAGGAGCAATTCTACATCCGTGAGGCCAACACTGAGAACTCGATTGTTTCTCAACCCATTGGTTGGAATACCGAAGAGACCCTGAAGTCCACTGCTCGCATCACCTTGGTTTTGATCAAGGTTAAGTCGGGTGATTTCACTCCCCTTCCCAAACCTAACCAGCCTAAGGAAAAGAAGTCCCTCGTGTACCAGTACCCCAAGGCTAATGACCGCTTGAGCCCCGAGGAGGCCACCAGGGAGGTGGTTCCCGGCACTGAAGGACAATCTCCTTTCATGCCCATTCTTCCCAAGCCTGACATGCGCTCAGCTTCAAACCTGATCCCCAACCCCATCGCCAAGAACGAGTTGAAGACCAAGATTGTTGAAGAGATCAAAGATATTGTCAACAAGATCCACGAGGAGACCCAGTCTTGTGCCAATAAGGGTGATGTGGCCAGCTACATCTCCACCGTTGTCCAATCTCTCCGTTCTCTGAACTACAATGACCTCAAGGAGATCGATCACAAGATCACCAGCTCCTTCTCTCATGGATCCCAACGAGTGACTGCCGTGGAAATCTTTGAGGACATGCTCGCTATGGTTGGAAGCAACCCTTGTGTGCTTCTTCTGAAGGAGAAGATCCAGGGTGGGCGCATGGAATCGCGGAACAAGGCTTACTTGGTTGGAAATGCCATCCGCAATGTTCGCACTCCCACCGAGGAACTTTTCAAGGAGCTCTTCCAGATGGTCAAGTCTGTGAAGGGCGATCGTCAAGCTTATCAATCAGGTCTTTTGGAACTGAGCAACTTGGTCTACTTGGCTTGCGTGAACCCCTCTACCAGCTACAATCAGTACCCAGTCAGGATTTACGGTCGCTTCTGCAATCCAGACTCCTCCTTCATCACTGAGCAATACATTCCCTACCTTGAGCAACAATTGCAAAACCGCAACAGCGAGAAGGATGTGGAACAATTCGTGTACATTAGTGCTTTGGGCAAGCTTGGTCACAAGAACACCCTCTTGCCCTTGACCCGTGTGATTGAAGGCAAGATGAGCTCCAAGCCTATGGCCCGCTCCATGGCTGTCTACTCCCTGAAGCGCTTGGCTAAGCTGGAACCCACCGTGGTGCGTCCCGTCCTTTTGGCTCTGATTGACAACCTGGCCGAACACACTGAGGTCCGAATTGCCGCCGTGGCTGTCCTGCCGTGGAGCCAGCCCTCAGTGGCCGAGCTTCAAAAGATGGCTCTGCGTAGCTGGTTTGAACCCTCCAAGCAAGTTGCCTCCTTCATGTACTCGACCCTGAAGTATCTCCCTCAAACTGAGGTCCCCGAATTGAAGCCCGTTGGCTTGAAAGCCAAGACTCTCCTGCACTTGGTGAAGCCTTTCCAATATGGCATCCAATTCTCCCACAACATCTACAGCCAGAAATTTGTCGAGTACCTCCGAACTGCTGCCAGCTCCCAATTGAGATACGTCATAACTGAAGAATCCTTAATCCCAACTCGTGTTTCCTTCTCCACCAAGCTCTTTGGCGGTCTGTGGGAAATTCGCGGTCTGTCCTTTGCTATTTACACCGAGAGCATGGATAAGGTAATGGACAAGGTCTTTGACTACCTGGGCTACAAGAGCGAAGTCACTGACAAGGTTGAGGAACAATTGAACAAGGTTAACGAAGAGCTCAAGATTCAAGACCGGCATGGTCGAACTCCCGCTGCTATGGCTCAACTCAAGATGCTTGGTTTAGAAACCTTCTAAGCTTTGGACGTCAAGACCTAAATTGAGATCTTGAACCTGGTGTCTGAGAAGCTCCGAGGCGCCGAGTTGAGTGAAGGACAGACCTTCCAAAAGACTCGTCTCCAGAATCTGCTCAATTTGGAATCCTTCGGACCCTCAGAAGCTGGTTTCCTCTTGTACGTGCGCAAGACTGTACCTGTCGTCTTGGCCTACAAGGGCTCGTAATCCACTAACACAGGATCGCTAGAGTCCCGTGACTCTGAGAAGTACTTCAAGGCCGAAGTCAAGCCCATTGCCAACATCAAGGTGGAAACCACCTTAGGTGTTGTGTCTCCTTTCACCAAACAATTCATTGGTGCCGGTGTCGAAATGGGTCTCCATGCTAATGGCTGTTCTGCCGTCAAGGCTGAGATCAACAAGCCCGGTCAATTGACCTTGACTTTGAAGAAGCCTGAGCAGGTCAACACCAAGGTTGAACTCATCCACGTTTTCGTCAAGCCCTACACCTTCACTCGGGATCTGACCCGTTTGGTGCCCACTTTCAAGGACTCCAGTGCCAAGACCATCGTGTCCACTAACCTTATCAAG CAAGAGTTCAAACTTGGTGAGAGATTCGGCGTGAACTTGAACGCCAAATTTGCCACTGATTACAGACATTTCGACTTTGGTTACGTCATCAACAAGATGTCGTACCAAAATATCCAATCTGCTTTCCACACCGGACTCATGGTTCCCTCGATCAGATACTTCTCCTTCCAACTTGTTTGGGATGTGGAGGCTTCTCAAACCAAAGAAATTAGGACCCGAATCTCTTCTG TTCGTGGCCAACACGTGGAAGGAGGTGACTTGGAATTGCTCTCGGAGGAGGGTGTGTCTCAAGAGGAACACTTGAGAAGGATATGTGGAGAATCGTATCAAACTCAGTCAGAGGCTGAGATCTGTCATCGACAGGCTCTTGGTCAGCTTGAGCGTGCTGCTGAAACTGTTCAGGAAATCTGCGAGCAACAATCTGAATCTGGATCCTTGTCTGATGAGAAGAAGCGCGAGTGCCGCAAGGCTGTCCATGTCTGTGAACAGGCTAAACGCATCTGTGAAGAGTCCCGCCGTTATGAGCGAGAGATCTGCCAAGATAAGAAAGACCAATGCTTGAGCAAGCGCCGCACCATCCAGCACATGGAAAGAGCCCTTCAAGGACAACAAACTGGAACTGGACGTGTTCATGGTCTCAACTTTGAATCCTCTCTTCGATCTGCTTACCATGGTGAGCGCAAGGTCGAGGTTATGGGAGTGTTTGGCCGCAAagtcagcaacaacaacaaggatATTAAGGCTTTTGTTGATATCAAGATGACCACGCCCGAGCATCCTGTCTACGAAATGGAAGCTGTTTGTGAGACCAAGTTGCCTGAG ACTGAAACTTTGGAGGGTGAGGTGAGAGTGTCCCGCTCGGGTCGCATGGCTGAGCTGAAGATCACCTCTCCCGTTGAGATGAAGTACCACAAGATCACTTTGCCTTACGCCATCCGCGGTTTCATGCCCTTGTCGCTCCGTAATGGTA CACCTTTTGTTCAAGGATTGCTCTAACAAGCGTCCTTTGGCCGTCTTGGCCGAGGGCGTGTCCAACTCGTACAAGAATGTCAAGGTCATCCTTGGAACCAACGTTGTCACCATGAACTGGGGCCGAAAAGAGCATCTGGGCGGCAAGGTAGACATCAAGATCAATGGTGAGCACAAGGACATCCCCGTGGGAGAGCTCTACGTCAAGCGGTCGTCCCAGACTGGTCATGTTGTGTTGAACATCTTCCGCAGCAAGGACTCCGTGGTTTCAGTCTATAACCCAGAGGAAGGACTAGAGGTCTTCTATGATGGGAAGAAGATTGAAATTGTGGCCCCTCAAATCCTGCACAACCGTGCTTGCGGACTCTGCGGTGATCTCAACCTTGAGAACACGGCCGATTTGCAAACACCCAAGCAATGCTTGATGCGACACGATCGTTTCAATGCCTACACCTACATGATCAAGAAGAACAACTGTCCTGGAGTGCCCTCTGAAGACCGAGAGGAGTTCGAGCACGAATTGAGCCAATGCTCGCGTCCCAAGAACTTGCCCACTCCTTTGGAGAAGTTGACCCGTGCCAGCATGAGCCGCAAGCCCATCACCGGGACCCATCTTTTCAAGAGGGAGGAGAACCGCATCTGCTTCTCCAAGCGTCCAATCCGCGTTTGCACGGGCAACTCTCGCCCTGAGATCATGAAGACTGACGTTCTGGACTACGCCTGTTTGATCTGGCCCTCCACCAAGGCTGAGCAGTTCTTGGCTCGTGCCAAGGCTGGAGAGATCATTGACGAGCTCGTGGCTCTGCCCACTGTTTACTCCGACAAGCACCGCGTGCCTTCTCAGTGCTCTTTGGAAGTCAGCGGTTCAGAGGAGTTCGCGTACAACTACAGGACCACCCCCAGATATTAA